In the Clostridium beijerinckii genome, one interval contains:
- a CDS encoding ATP-dependent helicase, translated as MGYDLDKYQMDAVKAEEKNVLIVAAPGSGKTTVIINRVDYLVKHKRVANGNIIVITFTKAAAQNMKNRYVSKFDTNSSPFFGTFHGLFYKILLRCGRNIDIVDGAVVHKIVSNILGKYFDEVNEDKIKEAINNISLYKTSRVPLNEFKPSIAKEIFEEALEKYEEYKKEHNKRDFDDLAIEVLELLKNDKNMLLSYRKLFKYVLVDEFQDCDEMQIDFLRLINDGEDNNFFAVGDEDQCIYSFRGSKPEYMVNFDKIFMGGKKYYLSINYRSRMNIVDKSKTVIAYNEKRNNKEIKWNKECDGIVKWFNPYNEKMQAESLTDIVINNKTLGINYEDNAVLYRTNIESMSVIDVLTKRKIPFTLLDREYNFFEHFICRDLISYLRLSVNEFDRNSFLQIINRPFRYISKGNLFYIKNYDREESPFTIIISKEDTPPFQKKKLDELRKDINYLNKISLSSAIAYIVMDLGYRDYLQEYANKFNQSFEDLEDIIEEFKLSAEGYKTIFEFLEHIEEVKQSIEESKRKTKREGVILSTIHGVKGMEFKNVYVINCVEETIPHASSIKENIEEERRLFYVGITRAIDNLYLFSPRSRKGQFKDVSRFVVEGKLNDMPVDTYGYEIGNKVAHRTYGIGEIAGFDENDKDKIKLKFDDGLFRSFSLKILVDNNLISKC; from the coding sequence GTGGGGTACGATCTTGATAAATATCAGATGGATGCAGTAAAAGCAGAAGAAAAAAATGTCTTGATAGTTGCAGCACCTGGATCTGGAAAAACTACGGTTATAATAAATAGAGTTGATTATCTAGTAAAGCATAAAAGAGTAGCTAATGGAAATATAATAGTAATTACATTTACAAAAGCTGCAGCGCAGAATATGAAGAATAGATATGTATCTAAATTTGATACAAACAGTTCGCCTTTTTTTGGGACATTCCATGGCTTATTTTATAAGATACTTTTGAGATGTGGAAGAAATATCGACATAGTTGATGGGGCCGTTGTTCACAAAATAGTTAGTAATATTTTAGGTAAGTACTTTGATGAAGTTAATGAAGATAAAATTAAAGAAGCAATAAATAACATTTCTTTGTATAAAACTTCAAGAGTTCCTCTAAATGAATTTAAGCCATCAATTGCAAAAGAAATTTTTGAAGAAGCATTAGAAAAATATGAAGAATATAAAAAAGAACACAACAAAAGAGATTTTGACGATCTAGCTATAGAAGTATTAGAATTGCTAAAGAATGATAAGAATATGTTGTTGTCTTATAGGAAATTATTCAAGTATGTTTTAGTTGATGAGTTTCAAGATTGTGATGAAATGCAAATAGATTTTTTAAGGTTAATAAATGATGGGGAAGATAATAATTTTTTTGCAGTGGGAGATGAAGATCAATGTATTTATTCTTTTAGAGGGTCAAAGCCAGAGTATATGGTTAACTTTGATAAAATATTTATGGGTGGGAAAAAATATTATTTATCTATAAATTATAGAAGCAGAATGAATATAGTTGATAAATCAAAAACTGTAATAGCGTATAATGAAAAGCGAAATAATAAAGAAATAAAATGGAATAAAGAGTGTGATGGCATTGTTAAGTGGTTTAATCCATATAATGAAAAGATGCAGGCTGAAAGTTTGACTGATATAGTTATAAATAATAAAACTTTAGGAATTAATTATGAAGATAATGCAGTATTGTATAGAACCAATATAGAGTCTATGTCTGTTATTGATGTATTAACTAAAAGAAAGATCCCATTTACACTGCTTGATAGAGAATATAATTTTTTTGAGCATTTTATTTGCAGGGATTTAATATCATATTTAAGATTAAGTGTAAATGAATTTGATAGAAATAGCTTCTTGCAAATAATAAATAGGCCTTTCAGATATATAAGTAAGGGAAATTTATTTTATATAAAAAATTATGATAGAGAAGAGAGTCCATTTACTATAATTATTAGCAAAGAAGATACACCACCATTTCAAAAGAAAAAGCTTGATGAGTTAAGAAAAGATATAAACTATTTAAATAAGATATCTTTATCATCAGCAATTGCATATATAGTAATGGATTTAGGATATAGAGATTATCTTCAGGAATATGCTAATAAATTTAATCAAAGTTTTGAGGATTTAGAAGATATAATAGAAGAATTTAAATTATCAGCAGAAGGATATAAAACTATATTTGAATTTCTAGAACATATAGAGGAAGTAAAACAAAGTATAGAGGAAAGTAAAAGAAAAACTAAGAGAGAAGGAGTTATCTTAAGTACTATACATGGAGTAAAAGGAATGGAATTTAAGAATGTCTATGTTATAAATTGTGTAGAGGAAACTATACCTCATGCATCAAGTATAAAGGAAAATATTGAGGAAGAACGAAGATTATTTTATGTTGGAATAACTAGGGCGATAGATAACCTGTATCTATTTTCTCCAAGGAGCAGGAAAGGTCAATTTAAGGATGTTTCGAGGTTTGTTGTAGAAGGAAAATTAAATGATATGCCTGTTGATACTTATGGATACGAGATAGGAAATAAAGTAGCCCATAGAACTTATGGTATTGGAGAAATCGCAGGATTTGATGAAAATGACAAAGATAAGATTAAATTGAAGTTTGATGATGGACTTTTTAGGAGTTTTTCCTTGAAAATTTTGGTTGATAACAATTTGATATCAAAATGTTAA
- a CDS encoding arabinose ABC transporter substrate-binding protein, giving the protein MNKKILLVVIIILSSFAFSCDTTTSKQSSKKSDLVIAVIYKTLDEAWFQEESEAAKNKALAMGAKDVITIDAKMNPDVYLSALDNLITQKVDGILICVPDQKLSKITIDRCKKSNIAVIACDDPLTDDEGNYIAPFVGIDSNQIGRDMTSLMVDYLEKNNKLSDPNSSGLLLMSMDSVSSCIPRTEGQLETFKDRLPSFPRENIFQAEYNGQSEKSFYSAASTITSNKNIKNWFVMSANEAGTIGAIKALDQSGLAENAVAVGVGGYVAKDEFQKENSPLIASAYISATEVGEIAAQELMENLLLNKNIPDKYLVKDKVITKDNYKSLVIK; this is encoded by the coding sequence ATGAATAAGAAAATACTTTTAGTTGTAATAATAATTTTATCTAGTTTTGCTTTCTCTTGTGATACTACAACTTCTAAACAGAGCTCAAAAAAATCTGATTTAGTTATTGCCGTTATTTACAAAACTTTAGATGAAGCTTGGTTTCAGGAAGAAAGTGAGGCTGCTAAAAATAAGGCTTTAGCTATGGGGGCTAAAGATGTAATTACTATAGATGCTAAAATGAATCCTGATGTGTATTTATCTGCTTTGGATAATTTAATTACTCAAAAAGTAGATGGTATATTAATATGCGTTCCTGATCAAAAATTAAGTAAAATCACTATAGATAGATGTAAGAAATCAAATATTGCTGTTATAGCCTGCGACGATCCGCTTACTGATGATGAAGGTAATTATATTGCACCATTTGTCGGAATAGATTCTAATCAAATTGGAAGGGATATGACTAGTCTCATGGTAGATTATTTAGAAAAGAATAATAAATTAAGTGATCCTAATTCTTCAGGACTTCTGCTTATGTCAATGGATTCTGTATCTAGCTGCATACCTAGAACTGAAGGACAGTTAGAAACATTTAAAGATAGACTTCCAAGCTTTCCAAGAGAAAATATTTTTCAAGCCGAATATAATGGACAATCAGAAAAAAGTTTTTATTCTGCCGCATCAACTATAACGTCTAATAAAAATATAAAGAATTGGTTTGTCATGTCTGCAAATGAAGCTGGCACCATTGGTGCAATAAAAGCACTGGATCAATCTGGTCTTGCAGAAAATGCTGTTGCTGTAGGGGTAGGTGGATATGTAGCAAAGGATGAATTTCAAAAAGAAAACTCTCCTCTTATAGCGTCTGCATACATAAGTGCTACAGAAGTTGGAGAAATTGCAGCTCAGGAACTTATGGAGAACCTTTTGCTTAATAAAAATATTCCTGATAAATATTTGGTAAAAGATAAAGTGATTACAAAGGATAATTATAAAAGTCTTGTGATCAAATAA
- a CDS encoding cell division protein FtsA translates to MELKRFNQKDIIFALDIGTRSIIGTVGIVKDKKFQVVCEKYLEHEERAMVDGQIHDINLVASVVQKVKNYLEDELEIQLNEVSIAAAGRFLRTIDVRADIELNDDEEVNKEIIRSLELSAVKKAEEQIASTTEGKLYCVGYSVRNFYLNGFLISNLLGHKGENIGAEVIATFLPRSVIDSLYAVMNRVNLKVVNLTLEPIAAMEAAIPKNLRLLNIALVDIGAGTSDIAISSKESISAYGMVPMAGDEITETIVQEYLVDFNTAENIKRSIVKEEEIKYIDVLGMENIISSESVYKLIDSIVIKTGEEISKKILELNGGKAPSAVFLVGGGAHTPGILEAIADKLKLPPQRIAIKDRQAVIECVSDNDMGSSGVTVLGIALTAIRSMGNDFIDVILNNDPISLFNSHKHTIMDVLLQAGINPSLLISKNGKSVRFNYNGCKRIVFGEYGTNAKIRINGEEATLETEVKANDNIILEYAQNGKDASPKLSENIRNINSVSIYLDDNIMNIEPVTLVNEKREELDYIIKNGDEIRVFLPCKVDEFKKYILKEEVILLKGGEYLEDNYEISEGDHIVIKAMDSYIGSEDAAKVNHKEDYVDVIESENIEGCNEDSENINSDKIEIAIGREEFRNITVNINGENIVLKGKVQYLIVDIFEYIDFDLTVPKGIINLNLNGEKAPYTANIKDGDIIEVFWSDN, encoded by the coding sequence ATGGAATTAAAAAGATTTAATCAAAAGGATATAATTTTTGCCTTAGATATAGGAACTAGGTCAATTATAGGTACAGTAGGAATAGTAAAAGATAAGAAGTTCCAAGTTGTATGCGAGAAATATTTAGAGCATGAAGAAAGAGCCATGGTGGATGGGCAAATACACGATATTAATTTAGTGGCGTCTGTTGTTCAAAAAGTTAAGAATTATCTCGAAGATGAACTTGAAATACAGCTAAATGAAGTATCTATTGCGGCGGCAGGTAGGTTTTTAAGAACTATTGATGTAAGAGCAGATATTGAGCTTAATGATGATGAAGAAGTTAATAAAGAAATCATAAGAAGTCTTGAATTGAGTGCTGTAAAAAAGGCAGAGGAGCAGATAGCTTCTACAACTGAAGGAAAACTATATTGTGTTGGATATTCAGTTAGAAATTTCTACTTAAATGGATTTTTAATATCTAATTTATTAGGGCATAAGGGAGAAAATATAGGTGCAGAAGTTATAGCAACTTTTTTACCTAGGTCTGTAATTGATTCACTTTATGCAGTAATGAATAGGGTTAATTTAAAGGTTGTAAATTTGACTTTAGAGCCTATAGCTGCTATGGAAGCTGCTATACCTAAAAATTTAAGACTGCTTAATATCGCGCTTGTAGATATAGGAGCTGGAACTTCGGATATAGCCATAAGTTCTAAAGAAAGTATATCTGCATATGGAATGGTTCCAATGGCTGGAGATGAGATCACAGAAACTATTGTTCAAGAATATTTAGTAGACTTTAATACTGCTGAAAATATAAAAAGATCTATAGTGAAAGAAGAAGAAATAAAATATATTGATGTTCTGGGTATGGAAAATATAATATCATCAGAAAGTGTATACAAACTAATTGATTCTATTGTTATTAAGACTGGAGAAGAAATATCTAAAAAGATTTTAGAATTAAATGGGGGCAAGGCTCCAAGTGCTGTATTTTTAGTAGGAGGTGGAGCTCATACACCCGGAATTTTAGAGGCTATTGCTGATAAATTAAAATTACCACCTCAAAGAATAGCTATTAAAGATAGGCAGGCAGTGATAGAGTGTGTTTCAGATAATGATATGGGATCATCAGGTGTAACTGTTCTAGGAATAGCTTTAACAGCAATACGTAGTATGGGAAATGATTTTATTGATGTTATTTTAAATAATGATCCAATTAGTTTATTTAACTCCCATAAACATACTATAATGGATGTATTGCTTCAGGCAGGAATAAATCCATCGCTACTTATAAGTAAAAATGGTAAAAGTGTCAGGTTTAACTATAATGGATGTAAAAGAATTGTTTTTGGTGAATATGGAACTAATGCAAAGATCAGAATAAATGGAGAGGAAGCAACTCTTGAAACAGAAGTTAAAGCAAATGACAATATAATACTAGAATACGCACAGAATGGAAAAGATGCATCACCTAAATTATCAGAAAATATAAGAAACATAAATTCAGTTTCTATTTATTTAGATGATAATATTATGAATATAGAACCTGTAACGCTTGTTAATGAGAAAAGAGAAGAGTTAGATTATATAATAAAAAATGGTGATGAAATAAGAGTATTCTTACCATGTAAAGTTGATGAATTTAAGAAGTATATATTAAAAGAAGAAGTAATATTACTAAAAGGTGGAGAATACTTGGAAGATAATTATGAAATTTCAGAAGGTGATCATATCGTAATTAAAGCAATGGATTCATATATAGGAAGTGAAGATGCTGCTAAGGTAAATCATAAGGAAGATTATGTAGATGTGATAGAAAGCGAAAATATAGAAGGTTGCAATGAAGATAGTGAAAATATTAATTCAGATAAAATCGAAATAGCAATTGGTAGAGAAGAGTTTAGAAATATAACAGTTAATATCAATGGAGAAAATATAGTATTGAAAGGAAAAGTTCAATATCTAATAGTAGATATATTTGAATATATAGATTTTGACTTAACAGTTCCAAAAGGAATAATTAACTTGAATTTAAACGGGGAAAAGGCACCATACACAGCAAATATAAAAGATGGAGATATAATAGAAGTTTTTTGGAGTGATAATTAA
- a CDS encoding sensor histidine kinase, whose amino-acid sequence MKVKKITKIRNRITIYFSIIILGLTLAVTSSISSIFSKEIIKQYNNVATEKITVISKILNENLDSIRHDSYMIENDKNIYDYMSKVNRNNSATPETNAEFFNTLSEYCKWSNYIISIIPLTTDKKIMDPLYSQYPYNELIYGNKELDNFIESGYSNKFSSPNTFPFNYENADYEKRTTITYFSRYLDKENYSLIGYLMINIKKKNLFMNIDDYCHGVFDSTFIVDKNGNLIYKIGNIDYDNIMLEKVNNDTVNVNNVKYMEFNSVIEAYPEWRVIGLISLDSLTRNLDSIRWLIYCIGIFSIAVVLFISHFTSKKITDPIYDITKAMNKFENGEWPDKLEAKTEDELKYLIISFNKMIYNIKNLIEQIYKEEEENKKLEVESMKTQLDLLQSQINPHFIHNTLNTINYLAIKNNQNEIRELIQSFNGLLRQSISTSKKLITLKDELTCTQNYLKIQKYRYGDIVKLVCNIPEELNNCLVPKLILQPLIENSLYHGIVPKGCAGTIKIDILPQKDFIKIKVIDDGVGISKRKSTHKGFNGISLDNISERLRLYFGSEYDLKVYSKTGIGTCIEFNIPYIY is encoded by the coding sequence ATGAAGGTAAAAAAAATCACAAAGATAAGAAATCGAATAACTATATATTTTTCAATTATAATACTTGGATTAACTTTAGCTGTTACGTCCTCTATAAGTTCTATTTTTTCTAAAGAAATAATTAAACAATATAATAACGTTGCTACTGAGAAAATAACTGTAATTTCTAAAATCCTTAATGAAAATTTAGATTCTATAAGACATGATTCTTATATGATTGAAAATGATAAAAATATTTATGATTATATGTCTAAAGTTAATAGAAATAACTCTGCAACTCCAGAAACTAATGCAGAATTTTTTAATACTCTTTCAGAATATTGTAAATGGAGTAACTATATAATTTCTATAATTCCTTTGACAACAGATAAAAAAATAATGGATCCTCTTTATTCACAATATCCTTATAATGAATTAATTTATGGAAATAAAGAATTGGACAACTTTATTGAAAGTGGATATTCAAATAAATTTTCTTCTCCTAATACTTTTCCATTTAATTATGAGAATGCCGACTATGAAAAAAGAACAACTATAACTTATTTTTCTAGGTATTTGGATAAAGAAAACTACTCCCTTATCGGCTACCTTATGATCAATATAAAGAAAAAGAATTTATTTATGAACATAGATGATTACTGCCATGGAGTCTTTGATAGCACTTTTATTGTTGATAAAAATGGTAATCTGATTTATAAAATAGGAAATATTGATTATGACAATATAATGCTTGAAAAAGTTAATAATGATACTGTAAATGTTAATAACGTAAAGTATATGGAATTTAATAGTGTTATAGAAGCATATCCAGAATGGAGAGTCATTGGATTAATATCTTTGGACTCTTTAACCAGAAACCTTGATTCTATTCGATGGTTAATTTATTGTATTGGTATTTTTAGTATTGCAGTTGTACTTTTTATCAGCCACTTTACTTCAAAGAAAATTACAGATCCTATATATGATATTACAAAAGCAATGAATAAGTTTGAAAATGGAGAATGGCCAGACAAACTAGAAGCCAAAACCGAAGACGAACTTAAGTATCTTATAATTAGTTTTAATAAAATGATTTACAATATAAAAAATCTAATTGAACAAATCTATAAGGAAGAAGAGGAAAACAAAAAGCTTGAAGTTGAATCCATGAAAACCCAACTGGATTTACTGCAATCACAAATAAATCCTCATTTTATACATAATACACTAAATACAATAAACTATTTGGCTATAAAAAATAATCAAAATGAAATAAGAGAACTTATTCAATCATTTAATGGTCTGCTAAGACAAAGCATATCAACAAGTAAAAAGCTTATAACGTTAAAAGATGAACTTACATGCACTCAAAATTATCTGAAGATACAGAAGTATAGATATGGAGATATAGTTAAACTAGTATGTAATATTCCTGAAGAATTGAATAACTGTTTAGTGCCCAAACTTATTCTTCAGCCACTTATTGAAAATTCTCTTTATCATGGAATAGTACCTAAAGGTTGTGCTGGGACTATAAAAATAGATATATTGCCACAAAAAGATTTTATAAAAATAAAAGTTATCGATGATGGCGTAGGAATTAGTAAGAGAAAATCAACTCACAAAGGCTTTAATGGTATAAGCCTAGATAACATAAGCGAAAGACTCAGACTATATTTTGGAAGCGAATATGACTTAAAAGTATATAGCAAAACAGGAATTGGAACTTGTATAGAATTCAATATTCCATACATTTACTAG
- a CDS encoding response regulator transcription factor, whose translation MYKVMIVDDEIPAREILLCIINWEDTDFRIVYSASNGKDALDKYTDIKPDLIITDIQMPIIDGLDLIEEVQKINKSQKFLILSCYEDFTYAQRAMKMGVTDYLIKDLITPNDLYGILAKTKTDLDNITIKKSEIKKEHKLLNFLKENKDIALRKLIFNDISQDDCYNLIENLNLNLNGKLFVLFLIQIDNFFKYIEDENFYTNTLNEIIKNVSETIEELNIGECFYSENGEFTAIVRLSPTISEADIINECYYLAQEIRKRISLMHNISLTISVSSTFKKPFKIKKYFDEAFKLSKMKVFLGNDTIILNNTFVKNLDLDTDTLAKRINAINIAIEQNNIENLKSELTHLYDKDIRGFMQFNYLNYINSSLLDLVVRTCNRYSIAYEDIFSTSYLPIEILSTKETVEEMSGWFIEIFTKIININFNNSFKNKYSKKVADSIDYINKNLFNQSLSLTDIAENINVHKVYLCRIFKEETGENVTQYILKARIEKSKEIILSTNYKLYEISDKLGFNSPQQFSILFKKVTGITPNQFRDSYFKNL comes from the coding sequence ATGTATAAAGTAATGATTGTAGACGATGAAATACCTGCACGAGAAATTCTCTTGTGCATCATAAATTGGGAAGACACTGATTTTAGAATAGTATATAGCGCTTCAAATGGTAAAGACGCACTGGACAAATATACTGATATAAAACCAGATCTTATTATTACAGATATACAAATGCCTATTATAGATGGTTTAGATTTAATAGAAGAAGTACAGAAAATAAATAAATCTCAAAAATTTTTAATATTAAGCTGCTATGAGGACTTTACGTATGCGCAAAGAGCTATGAAAATGGGCGTAACAGACTACTTGATAAAAGATTTAATAACACCTAATGATCTATATGGAATATTAGCAAAAACTAAAACTGATCTTGATAATATAACTATAAAAAAGAGTGAAATAAAAAAAGAACATAAACTTTTAAATTTCCTAAAGGAAAATAAGGATATTGCACTAAGAAAGCTTATATTTAATGATATAAGTCAAGACGATTGTTATAACCTTATTGAAAACCTTAACCTTAATCTAAACGGAAAACTTTTTGTTCTTTTCCTTATCCAGATAGATAACTTTTTTAAATATATAGAAGATGAGAATTTCTATACAAATACCCTTAATGAAATAATAAAAAATGTTTCTGAAACCATCGAAGAACTCAATATTGGTGAATGTTTTTATAGTGAAAATGGAGAATTCACAGCTATTGTACGCTTGTCGCCAACCATTAGTGAAGCGGATATAATAAATGAGTGTTATTATTTAGCGCAGGAAATAAGAAAAAGGATTTCCCTCATGCATAATATCAGCTTAACAATAAGTGTGAGCTCAACATTTAAAAAGCCATTTAAAATAAAGAAATACTTTGATGAAGCATTTAAACTTTCTAAAATGAAGGTATTCCTAGGCAATGATACTATAATTTTAAATAATACCTTTGTAAAAAATTTAGATTTAGATACTGATACTTTAGCAAAAAGAATTAATGCCATTAATATAGCTATTGAACAAAATAATATTGAAAACTTAAAATCAGAGTTAACTCACTTATATGATAAAGATATACGAGGATTTATGCAGTTTAATTATCTAAATTATATAAACTCCTCTCTCCTAGATTTAGTAGTAAGAACCTGTAATAGATATTCTATAGCTTATGAAGATATTTTTTCAACTTCATACCTACCTATAGAAATATTATCAACAAAAGAAACCGTTGAAGAAATGAGCGGATGGTTTATTGAGATCTTTACTAAAATAATAAATATTAATTTTAATAACTCTTTTAAAAATAAATATAGTAAAAAGGTTGCTGATTCCATAGATTACATAAACAAAAATCTCTTTAATCAATCTCTTAGTCTAACAGATATAGCAGAAAACATTAATGTCCATAAAGTTTATTTATGCAGAATCTTTAAAGAAGAAACAGGTGAAAATGTTACGCAGTATATTTTAAAAGCTAGAATTGAAAAATCTAAAGAAATAATTTTATCAACTAACTATAAGCTTTATGAAATATCAGACAAACTTGGATTTAATAGTCCTCAACAATTTAGTATTTTATTTAAAAAAGTTACAGGTATCACTCCGAACCAATTCAGAGACTCTTATTTTAAAAATCTATAG
- a CDS encoding solute:sodium symporter family transporter has product MLTVISFLFCIVLVATITYRKLKGQKNNSKDSYFLGGRSLTGGVIGASLLLTNLSASNFVGMSAQAYSSNMSVMGWEVGSGITLVIVALFLLPRYLKQGVTTVPDFLEERFDSGVKKIVSILFLLGYVSNLLPITLYSGAIALAQIFNVQEMFGISYTASIWIMVWIIGIIGFIYAILGGLKAVAVSDTLNGIGLAIGGLIVPIFGIIYFGHGSFSTGLSNILVNHSDKFNAIGTSQDPIPFGTLFTGMLLVNLYYWGTDQAIIQRALAAKNLAEGQKGIIFAGLLKVLTPLIVIVPGIVAFHIYGAGVENPDLLYSRLVNDVLPKPLIGFFAAAMFGSVLSVFNGVLNSASTLFALNVYSPVFGKGKSDKEIISKGKIFGLVLAIISMTIAPFIMYAPQGLFQYLQTVNGFFNVPIFTIVFIGYVTKKVPAIAAKISIIFFVLTYGTLQLIIKPEMHFLHQLGILFVITCMIMLIIGKIKPREKEYVLKDNKVVDIKPWKYRYEACGVVLFLMVSMYVVCSKLGFASGNGIGIRTLVPIAVIAVVMYGLVKVVKARGLRKKAGDNAELVYRNSVEKLDF; this is encoded by the coding sequence ATGTTAACCGTTATTTCATTTTTATTTTGCATCGTATTAGTAGCAACAATTACGTATCGTAAGCTAAAGGGGCAAAAAAATAATTCAAAAGATTCTTATTTCTTAGGTGGACGTAGTTTGACAGGTGGTGTGATAGGGGCATCTTTATTACTTACAAATTTAAGTGCATCTAATTTTGTAGGTATGAGTGCTCAAGCTTACTCAAGCAATATGAGTGTTATGGGCTGGGAAGTTGGCTCTGGTATTACTCTTGTAATTGTAGCTTTATTTTTACTTCCAAGATATTTAAAACAAGGGGTTACAACCGTGCCTGATTTTCTTGAAGAACGTTTCGATTCAGGTGTTAAAAAGATAGTTTCAATATTATTTTTATTAGGTTATGTTTCGAATCTACTTCCAATAACTCTTTATTCTGGTGCTATTGCATTGGCTCAAATATTTAACGTGCAAGAAATGTTTGGTATAAGCTATACAGCTAGCATTTGGATTATGGTTTGGATTATCGGTATAATAGGATTTATTTATGCTATACTTGGTGGATTAAAAGCAGTTGCAGTATCAGACACATTAAATGGTATAGGATTAGCTATTGGAGGATTAATAGTACCTATATTTGGAATAATATATTTTGGTCATGGAAGCTTTTCGACAGGATTATCAAATATATTAGTTAATCATTCAGATAAATTCAATGCTATAGGAACATCACAAGATCCTATACCTTTTGGAACTTTATTTACAGGAATGCTTTTAGTTAATCTTTATTATTGGGGAACTGATCAAGCAATCATTCAAAGAGCATTAGCAGCTAAAAATTTAGCAGAAGGGCAAAAGGGAATAATTTTTGCAGGACTTTTAAAAGTATTAACACCATTAATAGTTATAGTACCAGGAATAGTAGCTTTTCATATATATGGAGCAGGTGTTGAAAATCCAGACTTATTATATTCAAGACTAGTAAACGATGTATTACCAAAACCTTTAATTGGTTTCTTTGCAGCAGCTATGTTTGGATCAGTATTAAGTGTGTTTAATGGAGTGTTAAATAGTGCGTCAACCTTATTTGCATTAAATGTATATAGTCCTGTATTTGGAAAAGGAAAGTCTGATAAGGAAATAATATCAAAGGGTAAGATATTTGGACTTGTGTTAGCTATAATTTCAATGACTATAGCACCATTTATAATGTATGCACCACAAGGATTATTCCAATACTTGCAAACAGTAAATGGGTTCTTCAATGTGCCTATATTCACAATAGTTTTTATAGGATATGTAACAAAAAAGGTACCGGCTATAGCAGCAAAAATATCAATAATATTTTTTGTATTAACTTATGGAACACTTCAACTAATAATAAAACCAGAAATGCATTTCCTTCATCAATTAGGAATCTTATTTGTAATCACATGTATGATTATGCTAATTATTGGTAAAATAAAACCAAGAGAAAAGGAATATGTGTTAAAAGACAATAAAGTAGTAGATATTAAGCCATGGAAATATCGTTATGAAGCTTGTGGAGTAGTATTATTCTTGATGGTATCAATGTATGTTGTTTGCTCAAAATTAGGATTTGCCAGTGGAAATGGAATAGGAATTAGAACATTGGTACCTATAGCTGTAATTGCAGTAGTAATGTATGGATTAGTGAAAGTAGTCAAGGCAAGAGGTCTAAGAAAGAAAGCGGGAGATAATGCAGAGTTAGTTTACAGAAATTCAGTAGAGAAATTGGATTTTTAA